A region from the Polyangiaceae bacterium genome encodes:
- a CDS encoding sel1 repeat family protein — protein MTTYEQESNAPVVWTAIGLTAAAAIGIIFWLWWRSAHAGDLQALQDACKGGEQAACTELCSRVPPDVDACVKLGRDYSEGKNPDFIRAARYFDKACTAGSPEGCARIGRAQYNGKGVPRNVDAAAKSFETACGKGNQLGCAGLGHLLIFGRGGKGHDPKRGIQLAEGACKADEQRGCALLGLAYLNGLGVKRDAEKAREYFEASCKKGEERGCLGKAILLYQGQGGVERDAKKAFGIFEKACNGDLTDACAYVGMSYLTGVGAEQNTARGVRALEHACEDAPPAGCALLGELYSGGGSERPNPQKAISYFQRACDHGLPDGCAAVGRAMLVGAPGLPHDEKKGAKLVTDACESGSAHACTTLAMLEASGAGPIAHDPKKAVARAKDTCDQGFPPGCTLLGGMVMQGLDGKPDPDRATPLFKKGCEGGDGNGCGYLGAALIEGRGVSRDMDRGLEMLHTACEQMGSLQACSMRARALTLGAGGKGKVKEGVALAERLCQSGELSSCLLAGIAYIQGKGIKRDPKRGARFIVVACAAGFPSACELQKRLPPKVVEELQEEIKTAQTPAAAPPPVAAPPSLLGGAAPMQ, from the coding sequence TTGACGACCTACGAGCAGGAATCCAACGCGCCGGTGGTGTGGACCGCCATCGGCCTCACGGCCGCGGCCGCCATCGGCATCATCTTCTGGCTGTGGTGGCGCAGCGCGCACGCGGGTGACCTCCAGGCGCTCCAGGACGCTTGCAAGGGGGGCGAGCAGGCCGCTTGTACCGAGCTTTGCTCGCGCGTCCCGCCGGACGTGGACGCCTGCGTGAAGCTCGGCCGCGACTACTCCGAAGGCAAGAACCCCGACTTCATCCGCGCCGCCCGCTATTTCGACAAGGCCTGCACCGCTGGAAGCCCCGAGGGTTGCGCCCGCATCGGCCGCGCCCAGTACAACGGCAAGGGCGTACCCCGCAACGTGGACGCCGCGGCCAAGAGCTTCGAAACGGCCTGTGGCAAGGGTAACCAGCTCGGCTGCGCGGGGCTCGGCCATTTGCTGATCTTCGGCCGCGGCGGCAAGGGTCATGACCCCAAGCGCGGCATCCAGCTCGCGGAGGGTGCCTGCAAGGCGGACGAGCAACGCGGTTGCGCGCTCTTGGGCCTGGCCTACCTGAACGGCCTGGGGGTGAAGCGCGACGCCGAGAAGGCCCGGGAGTACTTCGAAGCCTCCTGCAAGAAGGGCGAGGAGCGCGGCTGCCTGGGCAAGGCGATTCTGCTCTATCAAGGCCAAGGCGGTGTCGAGCGCGACGCAAAGAAGGCGTTTGGCATCTTCGAGAAGGCGTGCAACGGCGACCTCACGGATGCCTGTGCCTACGTGGGCATGAGCTATCTCACCGGCGTCGGGGCGGAGCAGAACACGGCGCGCGGAGTGCGTGCCCTGGAGCACGCCTGCGAGGACGCACCGCCCGCCGGCTGCGCCCTGCTGGGAGAGCTCTACTCCGGCGGGGGCAGCGAGCGGCCCAACCCGCAGAAGGCCATCAGCTACTTCCAGCGCGCCTGCGACCACGGGCTGCCGGACGGCTGCGCTGCCGTGGGCCGCGCCATGCTGGTGGGAGCCCCGGGCTTGCCCCACGACGAAAAGAAGGGCGCGAAGCTGGTGACCGACGCCTGTGAATCGGGCAGCGCCCACGCCTGCACCACCCTGGCCATGCTGGAGGCCAGCGGCGCCGGTCCCATCGCCCACGACCCCAAGAAGGCGGTCGCGCGGGCGAAGGACACCTGCGACCAAGGCTTCCCGCCCGGCTGCACCTTGCTCGGCGGCATGGTGATGCAGGGCCTCGACGGCAAGCCGGATCCCGATCGCGCGACGCCCTTGTTCAAGAAGGGCTGCGAGGGGGGAGACGGCAACGGCTGCGGCTATCTGGGCGCCGCGCTGATCGAAGGCCGCGGCGTCAGCCGCGACATGGATCGCGGCCTCGAGATGTTGCACACCGCGTGCGAGCAGATGGGCTCGCTACAGGCGTGCTCGATGCGCGCGCGGGCGCTCACGCTGGGCGCCGGTGGCAAGGGCAAGGTGAAGGAAGGCGTCGCCTTGGCGGAGCGGCTGTGTCAATCCGGAGAGCTCTCGTCCTGTCTGCTCGCGGGCATCGCGTACATCCAGGGCAAAGGCATCAAGCGCGATCCGAAGCGCGGCGCGCGCTTCATCGTGGTCGCGTGCGCCGCGGGCTTCCCTTCGGCCTGCGAGCTCCAGAAGCGACTGCCCCCGAAGGTGGTGGAGGAGCTTCAGGAGGAGATCAAGACTGCGCAGACGCCCGCCGCCGCGCCTCCACCCGTGGCCGCGCCGCCCTCTCTCTTGGGTGGCGCCGCACCCATGCAGTAG
- a CDS encoding S1 RNA-binding domain-containing protein yields the protein MTEVATYQAFAKSHPPDTQVQAVLKEKSALGFTVLVQGTELSGTIQMQDIGSDQDDRELRHKYTEPGETFRCFVKRVDASESKVLLTMIDPANDPWRRLPESLDVGSKVQAKVVGSSRNGYDLEIAKGVVGLLPISELAWDPKSAPGLKDDATVEVVIAEIARGDRRLVLSRRRLTRRPVRDFHSEDVEWERAVAAGATADEEARFRRRLWFDLLGAGVDASEPREPEGSDPRPQETLRISREGADGVVMEAEGAGQSVVLYRDGKVVGEAPFDRRFTAVTEVRRSTG from the coding sequence ATGACCGAGGTCGCCACTTACCAAGCTTTCGCCAAGTCCCACCCCCCCGATACACAGGTGCAGGCCGTCTTGAAGGAGAAGTCCGCGCTCGGCTTCACGGTGCTGGTGCAGGGCACCGAGCTGTCCGGGACGATCCAGATGCAGGACATCGGCTCCGATCAGGACGATAGGGAGCTCCGGCACAAGTACACCGAACCGGGCGAGACCTTTCGCTGCTTCGTGAAACGAGTCGACGCCAGCGAAAGCAAAGTGCTGCTGACGATGATCGATCCCGCGAACGATCCGTGGCGGCGGCTCCCCGAGTCACTCGACGTGGGCTCCAAGGTCCAAGCCAAGGTGGTGGGATCCTCGCGCAACGGGTACGACCTCGAGATCGCCAAGGGTGTCGTCGGGCTGTTGCCGATCTCCGAGCTGGCCTGGGACCCGAAGAGCGCGCCGGGGCTGAAGGACGATGCCACGGTGGAGGTGGTCATCGCGGAGATCGCGCGCGGCGATCGACGGTTGGTGCTGAGCCGTCGGCGTCTGACGCGTCGGCCCGTTCGCGACTTCCATTCCGAGGACGTGGAGTGGGAGCGAGCCGTGGCTGCTGGAGCGACGGCCGACGAAGAAGCGCGCTTTCGGCGGCGGCTGTGGTTCGATCTGCTGGGAGCGGGCGTGGATGCGAGCGAACCGCGAGAGCCCGAGGGGTCGGATCCGCGGCCCCAAGAAACGCTGCGCATCTCCCGAGAGGGCGCCGACGGCGTCGTGATGGAGGCGGAGGGAGCCGGGCAATCCGTGGTGCTGTATCGCGACGGCAAGGTCGTCGGAGAAGCGCCGTTCGACCGTCGCTTCACTGCCGTGACCGAAGTGCGCCGCAGCACAGGCTGA